In the Candidatus Hydrogenedentota bacterium genome, CCCCGCGACCCGGCGCGCGGCGGTGCTCGACACGGCGACCGGCGCGGTCGCGCCCGTGGGGCCGGGGGCCAGCGACGGCGCGCCGGTGTGGGCCCCCGGCGGGGCGCGGCTGGCGTTTTCAACGAAGGGGGAGGAGGGGCTGGAAATCTGGGTGACCGGCCCTGACGGCGGCGACCGGCGCCTTCTCCGCATGGGGGAGGAGAGCCTTTCCGCGCCCCGGTGGTCCGCCGACGGCGCCAAGATCGCCTGCATCGCCGAGGGCCCCGGAACGGGCGGGCGCGTGGTGGTGTTTGATGTTGCGTCCGGGGAGTCCGCGTTCTGGGGGGGCGAGGGCGTGCGCGCGGCGCGGCCCGTGTGGCTGCCCTCCACGGATCTGATGCAGGCGCTGGATCCGGAAAGCCAGTCGGAGACGGCGGAGAAACTGGCCCCCCTGAAGGAGGAGGCCCTGCGCGACGGCGCGCTGCTGGCCGCGGGCATCTTCGGCGAAAAGCGGATCAGCACCGAGCTGGTGCTGGTCACGCGCACGCAGACCGTGCCCCTGCTTCCCCTGCTGGTGAAGGACTCCGCGCGTTTCGCCGAGTGGTCCGTGGAGTCCGACCGCAAGGGCCGGCAGCTCGCCTACGAGTCCAACGACGGCGGCGACCGGGAACTCTACGTCCTGGGCCGCCGCGGCATCACCAACGTGAGCAACCACCGCGCCGCCGACTGGAACCCCGTGTGGTCGGATGACTACCAGTGGCTCGCCTTCGAGTCGTTCCGCGGCGGCCGCCGGGGGGTCTACCGCGTGCTGGTGGGCACGGGCAACGTGCTGCCCGTGGCCGTGCGGGAGGCCGCCGACTGCTGGGCCCCCGCCTGGTCGCCCGATGACGAGTGGATCGCCTTTGTTTCCGACGAGGAGGGCGCTCCCCAGATATTCGCCGTCGGGCCGGCGGGCGGCGAGGCCGTGCGTCTCACGGACGGCAAAGAGGGAGCGCTCGCCCCGGCATGGCGTCCCAAGCCGGAGAAGGACTGACAGGATGACCAAGCAATCCACCATGGCCGTCCGGCATGCGTTCCGCACCGCACTCTGCGCGGGGGTGCTTTGCCTTCTGATGCTGGGGTCCGCCCCCGCATCCGCGCGCGAGGCCGACGGCACGCTCGGATTGATCCGCCGCCCGAACAACGGCATGCCCGCCCTGGTCACCCCCGGGGGCTCCTTTGAGGCCGTGCTGCTGGGCGAGGCGGAGCTGCGGCTCGCGCAGGGGGACCGGGAATGGCCCCTTTCCCCGTCGTGGACCGCCCTGCCCGGAGGCCGACACGCGGCGACCTGCGCGGTGCCCGCAGATGTCCCCCCCGGCCCCTGCGTGCTGCGCGCGGCCGCCGAAGGCGTCACCGACGAGAACGCACGCGCCGTGTGGGTTCTCGCCGAGTTCCCGAAGGAATACTACGTTGCGGCGCACCTCAGCGACACGCATATCGGCAAAGAGCGCTACGAGCGGTCCTCCGATGACATTAACCGTGACCTCTTCGCCGAGGTGAACCGGAGCGACGCGGCGTTTGTGGCCGTGACCGGCGACCTCACCGAGAACGGGGATCCCGACCAGTTCCGGCGTTTTCTCGCCGTGCTGGACACGGCGACCCTGCCGTCCTTCGTCTGCGCGGGCAACCACGACCGCGACGCCGACGCCTACGAGCGATTCTTCGACACATCCACCTACCTGTTCACTTTTGGGCGGGACGGGTATCTCGTCTACGACACGCGGGAATACCTCGTGGCCGACGACGAGGGCCCGCAGAACGGGCTGCTGCACCAATTCCGCCGGGCGCTCAAGCCGTCGCGGTGGACCGTGGGGCTCACGCACCGCCACGAGGACGGCATGGGCATGCGGGCCCAGTTGCTGCTCTATGTGGACGAACCGCTCGATTTTCTGCTTCAAGGCCACACCCATACGGAGAATGAGCCCGGACAACGGGTTCCCTGGGGCACCACAATGCAGTACATTGTGCCCGCCGCCATAGACGGACATCTCCGGCTGCTGGATGTCACCGAACAGGGGGTGATCCCCCGCGCCGTGGCGCGTCCCGTGGAGACGGGGGCGCGCAGGGACGGCCGGCAGGGACCGCCCCGCTGAGCGTTGAGAAAGGCGTTTTTTGCGATGTGTGCGGTTTTTGCGGTTGGAAATGGGCGCACCGGAAATGGTATAAGAGACGCGGCGGGCGCGGGTGCGCCCGTTCTTTTCACCCCCACAGTACTCCGCGCCGGGGTTTCCCCGGCGTGAAAAACAAAGAAACCGCGATTTTGCGGGTTTTCTTGACAGTAAGGCGTACGTCATGTTGGAAGCGTTACTCTATCCGGAAAGCATCGCCGTTATCGGTGCGTCAAAAAGTCCCGGCAAGGTCGGCTATGCCGTGCTGGACAACCTGATCAAGGCCGGCTTCAAGGGCCCGCTGATTCCGGTGAACCCCACGGCCGACGAAATCTTGGGCTTGCGCTGCCATAAAGATGTCCGCGACGCGGGCGTCAAGGTGGACCACAGCATCATTGTGGTGCCGAACAAGGCGGTGCTGGCGGCGGTGGAGGCGTCGGTGGCCGCCGGGGCGAGGGCCGTCACGGTGATCACGGCGGGGTTCAAAGAGGTGGGCGCCGAGGGCGCGGCGATGGAGCGCGAGGTGGCGGAGTACTGCCGCAAGCGCGGCGTGCGGATGCTCGGGCCGAACTGCCTGGGCCTGCTCAACACGCAGAACCATATGAACGCGTCCTTCGCGGCGCAGTTTCCGAAACCGGGCAGCATCTCGGTGCTGTCGCAGTCGGGCGCCCTGTGCACGGCGATTCTGGACTGGAGCGAGGGCCGCGGCGTCGGGCTGGCCAAGCTGCTGAGCATCGGGAACAAGGCGGATCTCTGCGAGACGGACCTGCTGGAGTGCCTGGCGGACGACGACCAGACGCGGGTGATCGTGGCCTATCTTGAGAGCATCGCCTCCGGGCCGGAGTTCATCAAGGTGGCCGAGGCGGTCTCCGCGAAGAAGCCGGTTGTGGTGCTCAAGGCGGGCACCACGGCGGCGGGCGGCAAGGCGGCCTCCTCCCACACGGGCAGCCTGGCGGGCGCGGACATCGCCTACGGCGCGGCGTTCAAGCGCGCGGGCGTGGTGCGCGCGGAGAACTTCGAGGCGCTGTTCGACTACGCGCAGGCCTTCGCGACGCAGCCCCTTCCCAAGGGCGACCGGATCGTGGTGATCACCAACGCGGGCGGCCCCGGCATCATGGCGGCCGACGCGGTGGAAACCCTCGGCATGAAAATGGAGCCCCTCACCCCCGAGGTGGCCGAGCATGTGAAGAAGAACCTGGCGGCGGCGGCGAGCGTGGCGAACCCGGTGGACGTGCTGGGCGACGCGCCGCCGGAGAAATACGCCATGGCGCTCGAGGCGGTGCTGGCGGACCCGAAGACGGACGGCGTGGTGGTCATCCTGACGCCGCAGGCCATGTCCGATCCGGACGCCACGGCGGACGCGATCATCCAGGCGGCGGCGGCGTGCGACAAGCCGGTGCTCGCGTGCTTCATGGGCGGGTCCAACGTGCTCGGCGCGCGCGCGAAGTTTGTGGCGGGCGGGGTGCCGGACTACACCTCCCCCGAGCGGGCCGTGGCGGCGATGAAGGCCATGGTGGGCTACAGCGCATGGCGGAACCGCCCGCCGCGCATCGTGACGCGGTTCCCCGTGAACCGGCACCGGGTCGAGCGTGTGCTGGCGCGGCAGGCCCGGTCCAACCGCAAGGAGATGGGCGAGGTCGAGGCGAAGGAAATCCTGAAGGCCTACGACTTCAACGTGCTTCCCGGCGCGCTGGCGCGCACGGCGGAGGAGGCGGTGGCCATCGCGGAGCGCGCGGGCTACCCCGTGGCGATGAAGATCGTCTCGCCGGACATCCTGCACAAGTCCGACATGGGCGGCGTGAAGCTGAACCTTTCCAAACCGTCGGAGGTGATGGACGCCTTCGATCTCATGATGCTCCGCATCAGCCGCCGGGCGCCCGGCGCCCTGCTCCGCGGCGTCTACGTCGAGAAGATGGGGAAGCCCGGCCGCGAGGTCATCCTCGGGATGCACCGCGACCCGCAGTTCGGCCCCATGCTCATGTTCGGCCTCGGCGGCATCTTCGTCGAGGTGATGAAGGACGTGAGCTTCTATCTGGCCCCGCTGACCAGGTCGGAGGCCATGGAGATGCTGAAGCGGACCCGGTCCTACGCGCTGCTGCGCGGCGCGCGGGGCCAGGCGGGCGTGGATCTGGACGTCATCGCGGGCGCGCTCCAGCGCATCAGCCAGCTGGTGACGGACTTCCCGCAGATAGAAGAGATGGACATCAACCCGTTCATCGTGGGTGAAGCCGGCACCCTCCCCGTGGTGGCCGACGCGCGCATGATCATTTCCGGAGTCGAGTAACATGAGCACCGAGACCAAGAAGCCGAGTTACAACGTGAATTGGCAGCAGGACTACGCGGAGATGGTTGTCACCTCCGCCGAGGCGGTCCGCAGCATCCAGCCGGGCATGCGCGTCTTTCTGGGCACCGGCTGCGCCACGCCGCTGGAGCTGGTGCGCGCCCTGGTCGCCCGGGCGGGCGAGCTGGCCGACATCGAGATCGTGCAGCTGCTGACCCGCGGCGACGCCCCCTACGCCACCAGCGATCTGGCGAGCTGCTTCCCCGTGAACAGCTTTTTCATCTCCGCCAACGTGCGCGGCATCATCCAGCAGGGCATGGGCGACTACACCCCCATCTTCCTGTCGGACATCCCGCGCCTCTTCCGGTCGGGCCGCCTCCCCCTCGATGTGGCGATGATCCAGGTCACCCCGCCCGACGAGAACGGCCTGTGCAGCCTGGGCGTGTCGGTGGACATCACGCGCAGCGCCGCCGAAAACGCGCGCATCGTGATCGCGCAGGTCAACCCGCAGATGCCGCGCACCCTGGGCAACGCCAGCGTGCACGTCTATGACCTGGACTACATGGTCCCCGTGGACGCCCCGATCATCGAGGAGCCCGCACCCGCCTACCGGGAGGGCACCGAGGAGATCGGCGAATTCCTCGCCGGCCTTGTCGAGGACGGGTCCACGGTCCAGCTGGGCATCGGCCGCGTCCCGCAGGCCGTCGCCAAGTTTCTCCGGGACAAGAAGGAGCTCGGCATCCACACCGAGATGCTCACGGACGCCATCATTGACCTGGTGGAGTCCGGCGTCATCACGGGCGCGAAAAAGACCCTCGACCGCGGCAAGATCGTCGCCAGTTTCGTCATGGGCTCCCAGCGCCTCTACGACCTGGTGGACAACAACCCCGTCTTCTCCTTCAACCCCACCGAGTATGTGAACGACCCGCACGTGATCAGCCGCCAGAACAAGATGGTCGCCATCAATGTGGGCCTCGAGGTGGACCTCACCGGCCAGGTCTGCGCCGACTCCATCGGGCACCAGTTCTACTCCGGCATCGGCGGCCAGGTGGATTTCAACCGCGGCGCCGCGCGCTCGGAGAACGGCAAGGCCGTCATCGCCCTGCACTCCACCACGGGCGAGGGCAAGTCCCGCATCGTCTCCACCCTGACCCACGGGGCGGGCGTGGTCACCACCCGCGGCGACGTCCACTACGTGGTCACGGAGCACGGCGTGGCTTACCTCCACGGCAAGAGCATCCAGGAGCGCGCCCTGGCCCTCATCAGCATCGCGCACCCGGACTACCGCGAGCAGCTGCTCAAGGACGCCATCGGGATGCGCTATGTGCGCGCCGAGATGCAGGACTACAGCGGAAAGATCACCGTGGGCCCCAAGGAAACCCGGACGACCATGCTGCTCGACGACGGCGCGCAGCTCACCATCCGGCCGATCCACCCCACCGACGAGCTCGCTCTCCGCGAGCTGTTCTACGCCCTCTCCCAGAAGTCCATCTACACCCGCTTCATGAGCCGCATGAAATGGGTCCCCCGCAAGCAGGTCAAGGACTTCGTCTACATTGACCACCGCAACGAGGTCTCCATCGTGGCGACCGTCCCGTCTGCGGACGGCGGCGACATCGTGGCCCTTGGCGGCTACTATCTCAACCCGCGCACCAACCGGGCCGAGGTCGCCTTCACGGTTCACGACGATTACCAGAACCGGCACATTGGCACCTTCCTCTTCAAGCAGCTGGTCACCATTGCCCGCAGAAACGGCATCGCCGGGTTCACCGCCGAGGTCCTCGACGAGAACAAGGCCATGCAGGCCGTGTTCAACAACTGCGGCCTCAAGACCGAGAGCAAGCTCGTTGAGGGCGTTTTCCACTACACCATGCAGTTTGACTGATTGACGCCCCCTGCCGGGAGTCCCATCGCGAAGACCACTAGTCGCATTTTTCGCCTTTTGCGCGGAAAATGCGACAAATTTTCCCTTGACATTCTTTTCAGCCTTGGTCTATAACAATACAAGATGGCCCGGAGTCCGTCCGCCCGTGATGCGGGGGGATGGACGGTTGGGCTAGTAAAAATGGACGGGATTGGCCGCCGGAGCCTTCCCCCCGGGCGGATTGCGCCGCCGAAGCGGGGGGTGAGAGGCCGCAACGGGCGCTCCCGTTGGTAGTTTGTTGACAACGGACTGCGGGGCCTCCGCAACACTGCGGATTCCCCGCGGGACCGGGACAGCGAATGGGCAAGGCGGGGCCGTCGGGCAGCTCCGGCGATTCCGTCAAAGGAGACAGGCGTATGCGCGCACGAACAGCGGCGGGCTGGATGCGGAAGGGGTCGGGGATCGCGGCGGCGGTGATGGCCGTGGCATGCGCCGCGGGGTTCGCCCAGGCGCAGGCCACCGACCAGGACATTGCCGGGGTGCTCGAATCCATGCGGGCCCCCGCGTCCGCGGAGCTTCCCGTCGTTCACCGCGATGACGCGGGCTACCTCCATTTTCTGGCCGCCCCGGCGGGTGGGCAGTTTGCCCTGCCCGGCGGCGCCGCAAAAAGCGGCGCGCCGGAGACCGCGGCGCGCGGGTATGTGGACGCGCACAAGGGCGCCTTCGGTCTTGCCTCGCCCGGCGCGGACCTGCGGGTGAAGAAGACCAAGGACCGCCCCAACGGCGCCGTGGTGCGTTTCTCCCAGACCCATGCGGGCCTTCCCGTCATCGGGGCCGAGATGGTGGTGCGCCTGTCCGCCGACGGCGGCGTGGCGATGGTGCTGAACGACATCATGACCGACGCGTCCGCGCTGGACGCGGACCCGTCGCTGCTGGCCCCCGATCTCACACCAGAGCAGGCGAAAGCGGCCGCGCTGCGCGCCGAATGCGCCCTTTCCCAGACGGAGAAGAACGCCTACACCGTTGGCGACACGCCCCTGCTGGCGGTGTTTTCCCCGCCGGTGTTCGGCATGAAGGGGGCTCCCGTGCTGGTGTACGAGGTGACCCTGAAGGACAAGACGCGGGCGAACGCCTCCGTGGCGGTGAGTGTGGACGCCAAGAGCGGGGAGATGGTTTTTCGCCGGGGGCTCGGCGCCGCGGCGCTCAGCCGCGAGATCTACGACGCCCAGGGCAAGCTCGACCCGCTGGCCGACCCCAAGCTTGTGCGCGAGGAGGGCAGCGACCCCACAGGCGACAAGTACGCCGACGCGCTGTATGACTACTTCGGCGACGTCTACAACTGGTACAAGGACAGCTTTGGCCGCGACAGCTACGATGACAACGGCGCCATGCTCAAGGGGTATGTCAACTGCCCGATGTACAACGCCTACTGGGACTCCTCGGAAGAGATCATGGTGTTCGACAACCGCCTGCTCGCTGACGACGTCGCCGGGCACGAGCTGACCCACGCGGTGACGGACGCCGAGGTGAGTTTCACCTATTTCGGCTTCTCGGGCGCCCTGTCCGAGATGTACTCCGACTGGGGCGGCGAGCTGGTGGACCTTTCCAACGGCCGGGGCGACGACAGCCCCGAGTTCCGCTGGTGGATCGGCGAGGACATGGAGCTGCTGATCCCCGACTCCCGCGGGCGCGACCGCGCCGACCCGGTCACGGAATACCCCGGGTTGCGCTACATGAAGGACCCGACGGTTTTCGGCGACCCGGACCGTCTCGGCAGCCCCTACCTGAAGAACCCCTACTCCATGACGGATCTGGGCGGGGTGCACGCCAACAACGGCATCGGCAACAAGCTGGTCTACCTGCTGACGGACGGCGACACCTTCAACGGCGAGACCGTCACCGGCATGGGTGAGGAGGTGGTCGGCCAGCTGTTCTACGCGGCATTGGACTCCCTTTCCACATCGGCCGACTACTATGACTTTTATTTCGCCCTTGGGGCCGCCGCCACCGACATAGGCCTTTCCTTCGATGGCAAACTTAATGTTGCCGCCGCGGCCCGCGCGGTCGAGATCGTTCCGCCGGAGGTGGCCCTGCTGGGGCTGCGCGACTTCCGGGCGGTGTCCGCAGTGGACGGCGACGGCCAGATTGCCGTCGCCCTCACCTGGACGAACCCCGCGATAGAGGACCTTTCCAACCTCACCGTGCTCCGCAATGTCGGCCGGTTTGCCCAGCGCCTTGGCGAGGGGACCATCCTGCCCGTGCAGCGGGGCGAGGACAAGTATCTCGACCGCGCGGTGGAGGAGGGCGTGGAGTATTACTACACCCTGATCGCCGACGTCACCGAGAGCTTCCCACAGATCGCCTATGCGCGCGTGGTGGCCGGCGCGCCCGCGCCCAGCGTGCTCAGCCAGCCCTTCGGTTACGACGCGATTCTCGGGCAGTCCGACCCGATGGACCTTTCCTTCTCCCAGCTGACCTTTACCCCCGTGGGGGCGCCCTCCGGGGGCGTCTCGGGCGACATGCCCGGCATCAGCTACTCGAACTACGAGGGCACCTTCCGCAAGAGTGTGTACGCGCTCCCGGTGGCCCGCGCCGACGCGGACGGCGGGGCCTACCGCCTCACCTTCACCGACGACAACGCGGTCTCCTATGTCGGGAGCGAGGTGCCCTTCCCCTTCTTCGGCAAGAAATACACGCAGCTGCATGTCGGCGCGAACGGGTACATCTCCTTTGCGGACGTGACGCCCATTCCCGAGCTGAACTTCCCCAGCCTGGCCGCGCATTTCGCCATCCCGCGCATCTCCTTCATGTTCAACGATTTCTCGCCCAGCATGGGCGGCGACGCCTGGTTCCGCCAGCTGGCCGACCGCATGGTGCTGACCTTTGAGGACATGCCCTCCTGGCCGTACTCTTTGCCCACGAACATGGTCGGCCGGACCACGGTCCAGGTGGAGCTGTTCTACAGCGGGCTGATCCGGTTCACCTATCTGGGTGTCGGCGCCGAGGATGCGCTTGTCGGCCTTTCAGACGGTGCGGGCTTCCCGCGCGACCCGTCCGAGGCCTTCCCCGACGAGGGCCTCCAGCAGGCCTACACCATTCCCGACCTGAGCGCGCTGCCCTCCGTGCAGACCCGTCTGGCCTTCCTCCCGACGCCTCCGGTGTCCGCCGCCGTCGGCGAGCAGATCACCTTCGACATGTCCGTGTACCGCCCCGCCGGTCTCGCGGGCGTTCCGGTGCTCTTCGGGGAGTGGAATGGTCCGGGCGCGGTGCCCTTTGCCGACCTTGGCAACGGCACGGGCCGCTTCTCCTGGACACCGCAGCCGGACCAGAAGGGACTGTTCACCCTGCGCGCGCGCACGCGGCTGGGCGGCCAGGAGGCCTTCCAGGACGTGAGCATCTATGTGGGCCGCTCCTTTGCGCGGCCTTCGGCGACGGATCTGGCCGTGTCCGCCGACACGCCCTTTGAGAACCCGACGCAGAGCCGGGTGGTGCCGCTCGGCCGCGCGCTGACGGCGTCGTATGTGTACGCGCACCCCGAAAAGGACGCCGACCCGGAGTATTACGCCGAGGGCGGCTCCCTGATCTACTGGTACCGGAACGGCCAGGTGGTCATCTCGCTGATTGGGCGGGCCGTGGTGCCGTCCACCGCGACCCGTGCCAGCGACCGCTGGTGGTTCGGCGTGGTTCCCGTCACGCGGTCGGGCATTGCGGGCGAAATGGTCATGTCCCCCGTGGTCACCATCGCCGGGTTCCCCGTCATCACCTCCGTCACGCCGCCTTACGGCCTGACGCTGGGGGGCGACCGGGTCACCCTGCTGGGCGAGCGCCTGAGCGGCGTCAGCCGGGTCACCTTCGGCGGCGTGGCCGGGTCAAACATCACCGTTATCAGCGACGGCGAGCTTAGGGTGACCACCCCGCTGCACGCCGCGGGCGTGGTGGACGTGGTGGCGGAGTCCATTGACGGCGTCGGCCTGGCCGCGGGCGCGTTCCGCTTCATCGGCGACGCGACCGGCGTCCCCGTGACGGACGTGAACAAGGACGGGAAGGTGGACGCGGCGGACGTGCAGCTGGTGACGGCGGACGTCCTGCGCCGGATCACCAAGTCCGTCTGGGTGACCGACGTGAACAACGACGGCCTGGTCAACACGCTGGACGTGCAGCTGGTGGTGAACTCCGCGCTCCTCCGGTAGGCGCGGCGAGAAGGAAAGTCACGCGGGCCCGTCCCTTCGGGGGCGGGCCCGCTTTTCCTTTCAGCGCGGCGGGAAGAGGGCCCGCTCCAGGGTGGCCGCGTCGAGGCCGGTGAAATCGGGGGACTTGACCAGGGCCTTCTCCGCAAAGGGCAGGCTCACGGGGTTCGCTCCGAGGAGAATGGCAACGAAGGGCATGCCCGCGGCCTCGGCCGCGAGAAACCCCGAGTAGCTGTCCTCGAAAACCACGCATGACGCGGGCGGAAGCCCCAGGCCCGCGGCGGCGGCGAGGAAGAGGTCGGGGGCGGGCTTTCCGGGCAGGCCCGCGTCCGGAGTGAGCACAACGGGAAACAGGTCACGCACGCCGAGCTGGTCGAGGACCAGCCGGGCGTTGGGTTCCGGGGCGTTTGAGGCCACGGCGCAGGGAATCCCCGCCGCGCGAAGCTGGCCGAGGAAGGCGGGCAGTCCGGGCATGGGCCGCACCTGCGGCCCGTAGAGTTCCCGGTAAATTCCCTCCTTCTCCTCGGCGATGTCGTTCCCCAGGTCCCCGCGTCCGAAATTGCGGCGCATGTTCTCCATGATGGCCGTGTTGTCCTTGGAGTGGATGTGGCTCCGGTAGTACTCCGCGTCGAGGGGCAGCCCCCTCCGCACGCCGAGCTCGATCCAGGCGGCCTGGTGGAAGGCGTGGTTGTTTACCATGGTGCCGTCCACATCGAAGATGGCGCCCCAGACGGGACGCGGGGTTTCTTGGGGGGCTCTTGCGGACATGGGAGTCTTTCCGGGTGGGCTGGGTGCGCGCTGCTGGTTTCGGTTTTTATTCTGAAAGGAGTTCCTGGAAATACCGCGCCCGGGCCGCCGCCACAGACAGGGCGGTGCGCCCGGCGCCCCGTGCCAGGCACAGGTGCGCCGCCTGCGTCTCCGCCAGGGCGCGCGCCATGCGGCCGGGGGCCGCGCCGGGGATCAGTTCCAGGGCGCGCCCTACGCGCAGCGTGGAGAGCAGGGCGAGCCCCTCGCGGAACCCCAGCAGCCGCGCGCCCCGGGCCAGGGCCAGGGCCCGCGCAACGCGGTCCTCCAGGCGTTCCCGGTCGTGGGCGAGGGTTTGCCGCGCCTGCTCCTCCAGTCCGGCCGCCTGCCTCGCCGCGTGGCCCACCCGCAGGACCAGTTCCTCCTCCGGAACCCCCAGCGCGTCGGTGTTGTGCAGCACATACAGGTCCCCGGGGGCCGTTGTTCCGGAGCCGGAACACACGCCGTCCTCCGTGCAGAGAAGGCACTGGGCGTGCAGCGGTTCGATTTCCGCCGCCGTCAGGCAGAACTGGCCGCCCCGCGTCCTCAGGGCCGCCCCCTGCTCCGGGGGATTGCCCAGGGCGGCGGGCGCCAGGGCCAGGCGGCGCGTGTGCAGCTCGCGGACGAGCCCGCCGAGCCCGTCGCAGGCGGCGAGCGCGGGAAGGTGGAGCAGCACCCCCGCCCGGAGGCCCGTGCCCGCCATGTCGAGGCGCGAGGTGAGGAACCCCAGCCGGTCATCGCAGGCGTAGTTGAGGACGGCGGCCAGCGCGTCGTCCGTGCGGCTGACCCGCGCCCACGCGTCCTCCAGGCGGTTGCCCGGGACGGAGGCGCGCAGCAGCAGGTGGTCCCCGGCGTTGGTGAGCACCGACAGGTCCTGGGAGGGCGAAAGGTGGAGGCCGCGCGCGCGGTCGGGCAGGGCGGCCCAGGCCGCGGTGGCCAGCCAGCGCTCGGCCAGGGCCTGGGTCTCAAGCGTGTCGGAGGTTTGGGGCGCGGCCGCCAGTCCGGCGAGGGCGCTTTCCACGGCCGCGCGCACCCGCGCGGCCACCGCGCACAGCTCCCCCTCGTTGCACC is a window encoding:
- a CDS encoding GNAT family N-acetyltransferase; translation: MSTETKKPSYNVNWQQDYAEMVVTSAEAVRSIQPGMRVFLGTGCATPLELVRALVARAGELADIEIVQLLTRGDAPYATSDLASCFPVNSFFISANVRGIIQQGMGDYTPIFLSDIPRLFRSGRLPLDVAMIQVTPPDENGLCSLGVSVDITRSAAENARIVIAQVNPQMPRTLGNASVHVYDLDYMVPVDAPIIEEPAPAYREGTEEIGEFLAGLVEDGSTVQLGIGRVPQAVAKFLRDKKELGIHTEMLTDAIIDLVESGVITGAKKTLDRGKIVASFVMGSQRLYDLVDNNPVFSFNPTEYVNDPHVISRQNKMVAINVGLEVDLTGQVCADSIGHQFYSGIGGQVDFNRGAARSENGKAVIALHSTTGEGKSRIVSTLTHGAGVVTTRGDVHYVVTEHGVAYLHGKSIQERALALISIAHPDYREQLLKDAIGMRYVRAEMQDYSGKITVGPKETRTTMLLDDGAQLTIRPIHPTDELALRELFYALSQKSIYTRFMSRMKWVPRKQVKDFVYIDHRNEVSIVATVPSADGGDIVALGGYYLNPRTNRAEVAFTVHDDYQNRHIGTFLFKQLVTIARRNGIAGFTAEVLDENKAMQAVFNNCGLKTESKLVEGVFHYTMQFD
- a CDS encoding HAD family phosphatase, which codes for MSARAPQETPRPVWGAIFDVDGTMVNNHAFHQAAWIELGVRRGLPLDAEYYRSHIHSKDNTAIMENMRRNFGRGDLGNDIAEEKEGIYRELYGPQVRPMPGLPAFLGQLRAAGIPCAVASNAPEPNARLVLDQLGVRDLFPVVLTPDAGLPGKPAPDLFLAAAAGLGLPPASCVVFEDSYSGFLAAEAAGMPFVAILLGANPVSLPFAEKALVKSPDFTGLDAATLERALFPPR
- a CDS encoding metallophosphoesterase encodes the protein MTKQSTMAVRHAFRTALCAGVLCLLMLGSAPASAREADGTLGLIRRPNNGMPALVTPGGSFEAVLLGEAELRLAQGDREWPLSPSWTALPGGRHAATCAVPADVPPGPCVLRAAAEGVTDENARAVWVLAEFPKEYYVAAHLSDTHIGKERYERSSDDINRDLFAEVNRSDAAFVAVTGDLTENGDPDQFRRFLAVLDTATLPSFVCAGNHDRDADAYERFFDTSTYLFTFGRDGYLVYDTREYLVADDEGPQNGLLHQFRRALKPSRWTVGLTHRHEDGMGMRAQLLLYVDEPLDFLLQGHTHTENEPGQRVPWGTTMQYIVPAAIDGHLRLLDVTEQGVIPRAVARPVETGARRDGRQGPPR
- a CDS encoding CoA-binding protein, with amino-acid sequence MLEALLYPESIAVIGASKSPGKVGYAVLDNLIKAGFKGPLIPVNPTADEILGLRCHKDVRDAGVKVDHSIIVVPNKAVLAAVEASVAAGARAVTVITAGFKEVGAEGAAMEREVAEYCRKRGVRMLGPNCLGLLNTQNHMNASFAAQFPKPGSISVLSQSGALCTAILDWSEGRGVGLAKLLSIGNKADLCETDLLECLADDDQTRVIVAYLESIASGPEFIKVAEAVSAKKPVVVLKAGTTAAGGKAASSHTGSLAGADIAYGAAFKRAGVVRAENFEALFDYAQAFATQPLPKGDRIVVITNAGGPGIMAADAVETLGMKMEPLTPEVAEHVKKNLAAAASVANPVDVLGDAPPEKYAMALEAVLADPKTDGVVVILTPQAMSDPDATADAIIQAAAACDKPVLACFMGGSNVLGARAKFVAGGVPDYTSPERAVAAMKAMVGYSAWRNRPPRIVTRFPVNRHRVERVLARQARSNRKEMGEVEAKEILKAYDFNVLPGALARTAEEAVAIAERAGYPVAMKIVSPDILHKSDMGGVKLNLSKPSEVMDAFDLMMLRISRRAPGALLRGVYVEKMGKPGREVILGMHRDPQFGPMLMFGLGGIFVEVMKDVSFYLAPLTRSEAMEMLKRTRSYALLRGARGQAGVDLDVIAGALQRISQLVTDFPQIEEMDINPFIVGEAGTLPVVADARMIISGVE